GGATGCCGCCGGCTGGCGCGTGGTGGAAGTGCCGCTCAATTCCCCCGATGCGCTGGAGACGTTGCGCCGGATGGTGAAGCGGGCCAAGGATCACCTCGGCGATAGGCTGCTGATTGGCGCCGGCACGGTGCTGACCGTCGATCAGGTGAACGCCATTGCGGCCGCCGGCGCCAAGCTGATGGTCGCCCCCAACTGCAACCCCGACGTCATCCGCGCGGCCGCTGCCAAGGGCATGATCACGGCGCCGGGCGTCGCCACACCGACCGAAGCCTTTGCAGCACTCGAGGCCGGCGCCGATGCACTGAAGATGTTTCCAGGTGAGTTGCTGCCGCCACCGGCGGTCAAGGCGTGGCGCGCTGTCCTGCCGCCGGAAACGCTGCTGCTGCCGGTGGGTGGTGTGGCGCCTGACAATATCGCCGCTTACTTGAAGGCCGGCGCCAATGGCTTTGGCATCGGCACCTCGGTCTACAAGCCGGGCATGACGATGACCGAGATGGCGGCGCGCGCCAAGGCCCTGGCCGACGCCTTTCGCAACGCCCATTGACCATGGGCATCAGCACCTTCGGCAAGCTGCTCGACGGCAGCACCGTCACCGAGATCCGCCTTGAGAACGCGCGCCTTTCCCTGAGCATCCTCACACATGGCGCCCGCATCCACGCGCTCAATTTCGACGGCAAGCCACGTGTGCTGAGCTTCGCGACCATCGAGGACTATCTCAGCCACGCCGTCTATGCCGGCTGCGTCGCAGGCCGTTATGCCAACCGCATCGCCGGCGGCCGCTTCACTCTTGACGGCAAGGACTATCAACTGCCCTGCAACGAGCGCGGTGTGACGCATTTGCACGGTGGCGGCCAAGGTTTCAGCCACCGCAATTGGAATATCGTTGAGGAAGGCCCACAGCATGTGACGCTGGGCCTCACCTCACCCGATGGCGAGGAAGGCTATCCAGGTACTCTCACCGTGCGGTGCACGTACCGACTGGAAGCCGACACGGTCAGCATCGAGCTCACCGCCACGACCGACGCGCCGACGATCATCAACCTCGCAACTCACAGCTACTTCAATCTCGATGGCAGCGGCGACATTCTCGGTCACCGCCTGCAGGTGCCGGCGGATAAGTACCTGCCGGTCAACGCAGACCTCATCCCGACCGGCGAGGTCGCCAGCGTTGCCGGAACTCCTTTCGATTTCCGGGAGATCCACACCGTTGGCGGCCGCAATCAGCGCTACGACCACAATTTCGTCCTCGACATCGCCCGCCTTCACGATCCACGCCTCGTTGCCACCTTGGAGAGTCGGCAAAGTCGCACGCGCCTCGAACTCCTATCGACGGAGCCCGGCCTGCAATTCTACGATGGCGGCTACCTGAATGGTGGCGGTTATGGCGCTCATGCCGGCCTCTGCCTGGAACCACAAATCTTCCCGGACTCACCCAACCACGCGAACTTCCCCGACGCCACATTGCGCCCGGGCGAGACGTATCACCAGATCACGCAGTACCGGTTCAGCGGGATTTGAAACCGGGTGCTATCCCTCCCCCTTCAGGGGGAGGTTAGGTGGGGGCATGGGTGATGATTTTGGAAGTGCGGGACTGAACGCGGCCCCCACCCCGACCCTCCCCCTGAAGGGGGAGGGAGAAACAGAGAACCCTCAGTGATTGTCCCGCGGCAGGCCCTTGGTCTGGGCGATGCGCTGGTATTTGACGGCGGGCTTCAGCACCATCCCTTCGTCGAGCTGGGCGACGATACCGCGCTGGATTTCCTGCCAGGGCGTCTGGTGTTCCGGGAATCGGTAACCGCCGGCCTTGGTGAGCACCTCGCGGCGCGCTTTCAACTCCGCCGCGTCCACCAGCATGTTGACGGTACCGGTCTTGAGGTCGACGCGGATGCGGTCGCCGGTCTTGAGGATCGCCAAGCCGCCACCCGCCGCCGCTTCCGGTGCGGCGTTGAGAATCGAGGGCGAACCAGACGTGCCGGATTGACGCCCGTCGCCGATGCAGGGCAGCGAGGAGATGCCCTGCTTGATGAGGTAGGCCGGCGGCCGCATGTTGACCACTTCGGCGGCACCCGGATAGCCGATCGGTCCCACGCCGCGGATGACCAGTACGGTATCGGCATCGATCTTCAAGGCCGGATCGTCGATGCGGTGATGGTAATCCTCGGGTCCGTC
This Rhodospirillaceae bacterium DNA region includes the following protein-coding sequences:
- a CDS encoding galactose mutarotase, whose translation is MGISTFGKLLDGSTVTEIRLENARLSLSILTHGARIHALNFDGKPRVLSFATIEDYLSHAVYAGCVAGRYANRIAGGRFTLDGKDYQLPCNERGVTHLHGGGQGFSHRNWNIVEEGPQHVTLGLTSPDGEEGYPGTLTVRCTYRLEADTVSIELTATTDAPTIINLATHSYFNLDGSGDILGHRLQVPADKYLPVNADLIPTGEVASVAGTPFDFREIHTVGGRNQRYDHNFVLDIARLHDPRLVATLESRQSRTRLELLSTEPGLQFYDGGYLNGGGYGAHAGLCLEPQIFPDSPNHANFPDATLRPGETYHQITQYRFSGI
- a CDS encoding 2-dehydro-3-deoxy-6-phosphogalactonate aldolase; amino-acid sequence: MTDLRPWLRDLPLIAILRGITPVDAEGAVDTLDAAGWRVVEVPLNSPDALETLRRMVKRAKDHLGDRLLIGAGTVLTVDQVNAIAAAGAKLMVAPNCNPDVIRAAAAKGMITAPGVATPTEAFAALEAGADALKMFPGELLPPPAVKAWRAVLPPETLLLPVGGVAPDNIAAYLKAGANGFGIGTSVYKPGMTMTEMAARAKALADAFRNAH